Proteins from one Triticum aestivum cultivar Chinese Spring chromosome 7A, IWGSC CS RefSeq v2.1, whole genome shotgun sequence genomic window:
- the LOC123148007 gene encoding starch synthase 1, chloroplastic/amyloplastic-like — MAATGVGAGCLAPSVRLRADPAHRATACVVRARLRRVARGRYVAELSREGPAARPAQQQLAPPVVPGFLAPPPPAPAQSPAPTQPPLPDAGVGELAPDLLLEGIAEDSIDSIIVTASEQDSEIMDANEQPQAKITRSIVFVTGEAAPYAKSGGLGDVCGSLPIALAARGHRVMVVMPRYLNGSSDKNYAKALYTAKHIQIPCFGGSHEVTFFHEYRDNVDWVFVDHPSYHRPGSLYGDNFGAFGDNQFRYTLLCYAACEAPLILELGGYIYGQNCMFVVNDWHASLVPVLLAAKYRPYGVYRDSRSTLVIHNLAHQGVEPASTYPDLGLPPEWYGALEWVFPEWARRHALDKGEAVNFLKGAVVTADRIVTVSQGYSWEVTTAEGGQGLNELLSSRKSVLNGIVNGIDINDWNPTTDKCLPHHYSVDDLSGKAKCKAELQKELGLPVREDVPLIGFIGRLDYQKGIDLIKMAIPDLMREDVQFVMLGSGDPVFEGWMRSTESNYKDKFRGWVGFSVPVSHRITAGCDILLMPSRFEPCGLNQLYAMQYGTVPVVHGTGGLRDTVETFNPFGAKGEEGTGWAFSPLTVDKMLWALRTAMSTFREHKPSWEGLMKRGMTKDHTWDHAAEQYEQIFEWAFVDQPYVM; from the exons ATGGCGGCGACGGGCGTCGGCGCCGGGTGCCTCGCCCCCAGCGTGCGCCTGCGCGCCGATCCGGCGCACCGGGCGACCGCGTGCGTCGTCCGCGCGCGGCTCCGGCGCGTGGCGCGGGGCCGCTACGTCGCCGAGCTCAGCAGGGAGGGCCCCGCGGCGCGCCCCGCGCAGCAGCAGCTGGCCCCGCCCGTCGTGCCAGGCTTCCTCGCGCCGCCCCCGCCCGCGCCCGCCCAGTCGCCGGCCCCGACGCAGCCGCCCCTGCCCGACGCCGGCGTGGGGGAGCTCGCCCCCGACCTCCTGCTCGAAG GGATTGCTGAGGATTCCATCGACAGCATAATTGTGACTGCAAGTGAGCAGGATTCTGAGATCATGGATGCGAACGAGCAACCTCAAGCTAAAATTACACGTAGCATCGTGTTTGTGACTGGTGAAGCTGCTCCTTATGCAAAGTCAGGGGGGCTGGGAGATGTTTGTGGTTCGTTACCAATTGCTCTTGCTGCTCGTGGTCACCGTGTGATGGTTGTAATGCCAAGATACTTGAATGGGTCCTCTGATAAAAACTATGCAAAGGCATTATACACTGCGAAGCACATTCAGATTCCATGCTTTGGGGGATCACATGAAGTCACCTTTTTTCATGAGTATAGAGACAACGTCGATTGG GTGTTTGTCGATCATCCGTCATATCATAGACCAGGAAGTTTATATGGAGATAATTTTGGTGCTTTTGGTGATAATCAG TTCAGATACACACTCCTTTGCTATGCTGCATGCGAGGCCCCACTAATCCTTGAATTGGGAGGATATATTTATGGACAGAATTGCATGTTTGTTGTGAACGATTGGCATGCCAGCCTTGTGCCAGT CCTTCTTGCTGCAAAATATAGACCATACGGTGTTTACAGAGATTCCCGCAGCACTCTTGTTATACATAATTTAGCACATCAG GGTGTGGAGCCTGCAAGTACATATCCTGATCTGGGATTGCCACCTGAATGGTATGGAGCTTTAGAATGGGTATTTCCAGAATGGGCAAGGAGGCATGCCCTTGACAAGGGTGAGGCAGTTAACTTTTTGAAAGGAGCAGTTGTGACAGCAGATCGAATTGTGACCGTCAGTCAG GGTTATTCATGGGAGGTCACAACTGCTGAAGGTGGACAGGGCCTCAATGAGCTCTTAAGTTCCCGAAAAAGTGTATTGAATG GAATTGTAAATGGAATTGATATTAATGATTGGAACCCCACCACGGACAAGTGTCTCCCTCATCATTATTCTGTCGATGACCTCTCTGGAAAG GCCAAATGTAAAGCTGAATTGCAGAAGGAGCTGGGTTTACCTGTAAGGGAGGATGTTCCTCTG ATTGGCTTTATTGGAAGACTGGATTACCAGAAAGGCATTGACCTCATTAAAATGGCCATTCCAGATCTCATGAGGGAGGACGTGCAGTTT GTCATGCTTGGATCTGGGGATCCAGTTTTTGAAGGCTGGATGAGATCTACCGAGTCGAACTACAAGGATAAATTCCGTGGTTGGGTTGGATTTAGTGTTCCAGTTTCCCACAGAATAACTGCAGG TTGCGATATATTGTTAATGCCATCCAGATTCGAACCTTGCGGTCTTAATCAGCTATATGCTATGCAATATGGCACAGTTCCTGTAGTTCATGGAACTGGGGGCCTCCGA GACACAGTCGAGACCTTCAACCCTTTTGGTGCAAAAGGAGAGGAGGGCACAGG GTGGGCGTTCTCACCGCTAACCGTGGACAAGATGTTGTGG GCATTGCGAACCGCGATGTCGACATTCAGGGAGCACAAGCCGTCCTGGGAGGGGCTCATGAAGCGAGGCATGACAAAAGACCATACGTGGGACCATGCCGCCGAGCAGTACGAGCAGATCTTCGAATGGGCCTTCGTGGACCAGCCATATGTCATGTAG